The Gossypium arboreum isolate Shixiya-1 chromosome 2, ASM2569848v2, whole genome shotgun sequence region AGTCTCAATTTACTGGTGATATTAATGaatttgtaattattttttaaGATATTATCTATGgtctatttttaattatttaataatattttatatattattaatatataatttaataatttatttgaacctgaattttgaattaaatttaaggTTCAAGATTTAAAGATTTGAATTTGGGGTCGGGTTTAATATAAAGAATTTATCAAAATTATGTATCAATAACATGAAAAATTTAttgaaatatcattaaataattagaTGATGTGGTGGGAAGAGTCGataaaataattttacttatTTTTGGCATGAAAATTTTGGATTTTGTGTTTACATTAAGTATGGATTAAATTTGAAATCAATAGGATTGAATACTTAAATAAAGgataaaattttatcaaaattatgtaatttcaagacatattatatatatttttaaaggtaaattcattaattcattcaataaaTGGAACTATACAATTCAGAGAGAAAAAAAATAGCAAACACTCGTCGTAGATAATAAAGAACAAGCTCCACCAACACAAGAAAGACTTTAGCCTCAGCATCAATAGAATATTATGACACATTGACATTGGCTTTGTCACAACTCAAGCACTTAATACAATAATGAAATCAACTCCAGATGATCCAAAGTGGCGAGCAAAAATCGATAAAAAAATCGAGTATTGTTGAAAGAGATAGTTAAATATCGTAAAAAGTAAACCGTAAAAcgaatatttataataaaaaattaaaaatattatttaagaaTCAATTAACTTATTACTACTCAATAaatgataattataattaataagaTTTATTATCTACCCATGCTGAATTTATGGCTATTCAATTTGTTGTTAGGTTAAATTTggaattgtataaatattaaatttatacataaattttgatttaatgtgtaatttaatatataaattttgatttagtgtATTTATACACAagaaatttgaattatggtacaCATGTATACATAAAgctttgatttgattcaattgtacacatttaaagaaatagatACATATATTTATTCTCATATtggaataatataattatttgtgtatgtaaTATACCAAACGAAAAATTATGTTAATTCGATAATGTCGTAAGtgatttgtaaaaaaataaatcaatttaaaattttacgtaTATATAAAGGCCCACGAAATCAAAGTTCGTGTATAGTTTTTATATTTATCCCATTTAGAAtcgaataatttaaatttttatatatgggGTAAAATTCTGTCAGCGTTGTTTTCTCATTTATAAAACTCAAATTTAAGATCTTATTAAGGGTTATCAAACTTTTTTTTCTGGGTATCTTCCATTTTAGTTTTACAGTTCATGTTCGGAAATTGTGACTGCCCTTATCAATAATATTGTCTCTAAATTTCGAACATACATTCTCTATTTAAAAATACAATGTATATTAAAACTATACCTAACACTTGTTGGTCCAACTTGTTATCATTGAAAGGCAATATTTAATGTTGAATTTATGGTGATTCCAAAGTGGCTTGTAGGTAAGTATGAGCAAAACTTGATTTGATTCGAAAAAAtcgaaaataaaattcaaatttcaagtttaccaaatcgagttattcgaattatttgagttattcaagTCAACTCGCATAAGTAATTTGAGTTTCGAGTTCAACTCGAATTGAACTTTgcaattcgaataattcgaataaatcAAATAATAGATTGGTGTAAATATTTCTTTGGTccttttcaattttgaaaatgagcaaatttgtctctctcaacaaaaattagaaaaaattcaaaatatttttcaaaaattcaaaatatttataaaaattccaaaattatatttttaaaaaattataaagaataCATAAAGAaagctaaatttttaaaaataggaTTCATCAACTCAATTAACTCGAAATATTTTCACTCGATTCGACCGAACACTCACCCATATTAATAGGGGCCCCAGCCCTCCCTCAAATGAAAAAATTTCCATTTAGttataagttataaaattttaaattagtaatgatagAATTGCACTTTATTCCCCATAAATGATAGAAAatttatttaatcttttaaaattataaaaatatagactattaaaatgataaaattacatttttaatattataaaaatatataatttaattccggCCTAAAAAAATTCTAACTTCGCACTTATTTAAAGGATTCAATTTGAATGACgacaaatttagataatttttaaaaattcaatctAATAAGATAACTTAAAAATTTGTTTAAATCTATGTAAATGAATAATTCAAACTCATTCTCGTACAACCATAAATTTACCTGCTATCGAAGAAACCATAAACTAATGAGACAATAGGTTGCCCTTTTATTAAATGGTACAATTACAATTCTGATCTCCtacaaatattaataatttaatttaatcattttaatctcttttaaaaattaaaaccctaatttaagcTATTTTAATACACAAGTTTTAGCTTTAACCctccaattttttaattttattttcataccCTCATCACAAAATTTCCTATTGGACCCATTTAGTGGCATACCCCTTTTTTAGGGTCAACCCTATCTACAACAATATTCATAGgtctcataaaaaaaaaaaaaaaatcatatattcTTCTTTTCTCCTCTCATTTCTAATCAGATTGCAAAGGTATCCTACTTTTTTCTTTACCTTTTCTGAACAATGGACATTAACCTTCATAAATTCTTCGGAAAAATTATTGAGTGTTTTTATATGTTTCTCTCTCGAAAAGATTAATTTATCTATCTATATGATACGATATCTGGATGTGACATTCTAAATAGACCCTATGCATGCGAACACATATCATATTCTAAGATTAACACGTGTTCTTTAGGTGTGAGTTCGTTTACATGATGATATGAATCCACCACATGCAAACTCATATTGGCGAACTATACAGTCTTAGATTGATCCCAATTGAGTAATCGAATAGCGGGTTGAAAATAACGAACATCATAATTAATCAAATAGTAAATATTCTCTATTTGAGATGAATAAATTATTGATTTTAAATAACccaagaacaaagaaaagaaagaaagaaaggacttATTGATGATTATTTAAGTTAGAAAAATTGTGAAGCAATGAAATGATTTAGAAACATTGTGAAGCAATGAAATGAAATTACTTTTTCTGCTTCACTATTGACTAAAAAGGATGGTTGAGAATTTTTACACTTTTCTTCAAATCAAAAAATTTTCCCCCCACAACAGCATTCATCGTAGCACTAACAACAGCCATTAAGTGCTCCATGAACTGTTCTAAACAAGTGATTATCAAGGCTTAATTCGATTTAGTACTACCATGTTGAAATAAGgaatttaatctctttatttttatttatttttataatattattaatctaTCCAAATTGATAACGCTATTAGTAAGATGTAGATTTATTTAACGTTTATTCGATCACATAGTTAAATTCATGTGAAAATTCAATTAACTATGTTGAATCTGTAATAAATTTAcatgataatttttaaaaatcaatgtCATCACTTTAATTATATTGTTGCTATTTCAGCCACTAGGAGGACATGGATTATGGGTAGAATTAGGAAGggtaaaatttaaaactatacatgaactttaatctAATGAAcaattttatacataaattttgataCAATTTTCACAAACGAATAACATTATTATCAATATACCATCATTTTACATCTACTACAAATTGCATACCTAAATAAGTATACTTATCCAATATAGAAATAAATTAATgtctttatttttaaaacttgtaTGATTGAAAGTTTTAtgtatacatttgaaccacaatcaaagtttcatatgtataattacactgaatcaaaatttatatattaaatacatTTTTTGACAGATCATATATCAAATACATTGGATCGaagtttatgtataattttgatatttatctcgAAATAGAAATTGTAGAAAAAAAGAATCACAGTGTTAACATTTAAGAATAAAGAGATCATTAAAGTGATTAAATTCGAAATTTTAACATAATAAAAGGACTAATATCAAAATTAGACCATTATCGAATAAGCAGCAATTAGAAATTGCTTGTTCTTTTGATGGGTCCAAAATGAACCAAGTCCGATTGCAGTGGATTTGAGAATATAATCTTTTTGATATTGGGAAGTATGAAAGCAACAAAAAGACTACTCCCCTTTGTTCatcttttatgatttttcatgaGAGAATCAATCAAGAGGCACTCCCCATAGTTCATTACCTTTGATGCTTATGAGCAAattaaaaaactcaaaaaaaacACTTAAAAGTCAAGGGGTTTTTTGGCAATAAGATGTTTGTATTTGGAGTAAGCATCGATTCCGTACGTGTGGCTCAAACGAGCCTTGTGCTTTACCGACAATGCTAGACAAGCTTGGTTGAAATCTATTCAAGCATAAGTCAATATAAGCTCAACTCTTCAAGCTCACCCTTAAGAATCACTCAGACTCATGAAAAAATCTAATATAACTCACTCAACCAAAAACGCATGAACACCACAAGTATTAAATTCAATTGAATATATAAATATTCCCATTATTTTTAACTTGCAAGGCTGTCTTTTCAATTAACCAAAACAAACAATATCTTGCAGGTTGATGTAGACCACAATATTTGCTATCAAAGTTTACTCTAGAGATACTAATGATCTACATGCCACTAAGAGCAATTCTGAAATGGGGAAAGATTTAATGGTCCTAAAAAACAACCATAAATCTCATATCGATTGTACTAGAGTTCAACAAGGTATATAGAACAACTTACTGCTCTTTAGATTGAAATGATCGGTTCAAATTAATCTTAGTGGTTCTATTCAAATTAAATACAATTTGAATGAAAGATTTTAAAGCTTTTTGAAATTACCAATTAGAAGATGATATACAAAGTGTACATCAATGTTATTTAAAATAAAGAATACAGAGCGAGTGTATCGAACTTGCCAGGGGTATTGAAAAGTCGATCAAACATGGAATCCATTCATACAGCAGCAGATAAAACGGACGACCTGAAATCAACTATGAACAATGATATCGGTTCTTAGAAATGAAAAAACAAATGCTATAATATCCAACAGGGTAAGTCTAAAACTGGGGTCTactggaagaaaaaaaaaactaatgctAGTCGCTGGATATGTTGTTTATAAAACTCACGTGTAGTCATCGTTATTGCAAGTGGGATTGCATGGATAAGGGCAGTCGATAAGCTTCGATTCTTTCCGATTGAAGTACCAATCACCCACTGACTCCGCGATGGTCTGTTTTGATATCCGAGTGAAGAGAAAATATGAGAACACTACCATTTGATACTCCATAATACGGTACATGGTAAGACATTAACTTACCTTATTGTTGATTCTTGGAGAATTGGGTGAATGCCATGCAGAATATGATGTCTGGCAATGAGAAAAGCAAGAATTTACAAACATACCCCCTTCCTCGTTTCTTTGAAACATGCTTAGTGCCTTAAGCATAGCATCACGGTAACCTAAATGAGAGAAGCAAGGCCCCAACATTAGAGTTGCATCAGTGCTTGGAAATATTCACAAGGCATGATGTCTATTTCAATGTCGGTAAAAATATCATGGAGATCTCTATAATAACAATCAAATTGCATTTTTCCCCACTATTcaaaaaaatggacaaattaatccatatacattagatcaaagagtaaactagctattttgttaaaaatttcattcatttcactGTTAAATCTAGTCTCTATTCGTCTGCATCACATGTTATTGTCTGGTTATTCCGTTAGTGATGCCAATTTTTAACAGGACATGtgaataaatttttaacagaaatgaccaatttggCCTTTGATCTAGCTTACATgaactaatttatccattttctgaggagcaaaatgcaatctgactcttAGTACGGTCCTAAAAGTATTACATATCAACCACCTTGTAGTCTTTTGACTTGTGTAGCATCACACTTCTTAATGCTTAATCTGCAACTGCTCCAATAGCCTTGGGGATCTGATCCAATAGGGACTAAGATATTTTCTATCTAAAGATTATGTCAGTGTTAGAACATATAATTGAAAAGGAAAATAGCACTAAAAAGTTAGCAAATAACAAGGCACCTGCCAAGAATCATAAGCTGGATTGACAACGAAAAATGGGGTCTTaacatttttgataatttcttgaGGGAAGATACACTGAAAAATTGAAGCAAACAGTAGATTATGGGAGACAATTTTAGTAAATTTGTTGAACATTGAACATCAAAGGAGAAAAAAATGAACATATATAAAGCAAGAACCTGCCTTAACCGGTTCCATTCTTCCAACACAATCCTGCTGCAAACTTTTTGCTACGCCCTGAGATGCCGGCAGACAAGATATTAACAACTTTTACAAGGGTCAAGTAACTGGATAGGTAATCGAACAGGTCTTATCACCTATTCTCGGTCTCACCAGTTTACAGAGTCAAGTTATTAAAAAAAATGGTTCAATAGCTGGTTCAACCAATTCGTGGGTAAACTAATCCAACCTCTTATTCCAGATCGGTACTCCGACCAGCTCCTAATCTAACCGGTTTGGTCTAGTTTTGAAAACAGTGAATAGAAGGACCAAAGGTAGCCTTGTCAATTTTAACCCGAACATAAAAGCTAGATCCAACAAACGTGAACCAAAATTCGATCTAACCCAATGTGACAAGTCAATAACCCAAAATCATTCAACCAAAACCCGAATTGAATCAAATCCAAAACCACTTGAACAGGAAACAACCAAACTCGAGGTGACCAAAACTCGGAATGACCCAATGTAAAAAAACATGAATGACTTAAGCCTAAAATGGTTGAAGCAGAAACAATCGCTTAAAATGGCTGAAGCAGAAACAATCCAAACAAGAAACTAACCTGAATTGAAATATTCCGaaaatttaaaacaataattacTCCAATCCAAATAGACAATTGATCCAATCTAAATAGACTCGATTCAAACCAACTTGATCTTCATCTGCCTAATTAACAGGTCTAACCCAAGGGAATGTACACTGAACCACCTTAAATTTTTATAGACAACAGTCAAAATGACCAAAAACAAATGATATAATATGGTAAGAAATTAAATACTATGATATATGGAAACTGAAAAACCTGAAGTTGGAGAACATCGCGATAGAAAGCAAGCATGGTGCGATTTCCAAGAATATCTGGCCTGCAATGGAGGAGCTAGATAGTTATAATTTTGTTGCAATGCATGGTTGCATACATACATGGATTGATAAATACATATAAACATGCACAAATCTATAATTTGAAAAGGCATTGATTTGTACCAAAAAGAACGTACTCATCAAGGAAATAACCTGCATCTGCAAGACACTTAACGGTAGCATCCTTTGGCAGCTGATCACGAAAGTCATCACAATGTATAAAAGTTGCTAACCCCCCAGCAGAACATCCTGTAAGAAATGCCTGCAAATTCATAAAATCCATTACCTTGCAACAAAAGGGATTGCATTACAAAAATACGTAATTAACAATTTCACCATTTAATATGAATCTCTACTACCTCTTTTGCCTTAGATAAGCCAAGTGAtaagagttcattcatcattgCTTCCCAAATTAGTTGGCCTCTAAAGAAAAGTTTTGTTCCATTCTAttaaatacaacaacaaaaacaTGAATAATGACAATGTAATTGGTAAAAGTACCAGGGAGGTCCTTGTATTAGAAGTCATATTgtattttacccctttactcaaaaataggcaaattagtcCATGTACATTGGACCAAAGAGAACACTGtcctttttgttaaaattttttaccATTTCTACCGTTAAAAACTGATATGGTTGATGAAATAACCacacaaatttttaacagaatgatcagtttgctttttgatctaatgtacagaaactaatttacccaatttttaaATAGATAGAGCAAAATGCAATCCACCTCTTAGTACAAGAGCCTTCATGGTACTTTTATCTAATATAATCTCATTATCATTTTAATGCCAAAAAGAGACCAATCTTAATTCTTAAATTACTAACTAGTTTTACCTTGAACTCACTTTCAGGGTGGCCGGCAAAAGATGCACCATCACAATAACGTAGCTTAACTTTGTTCCaattataaaaatctaaaaaagggaaaaaaaaaagtttactcATGCTGAAAGTATATTCTttaaacaacaaattttcaataaaaaagaaaatatgaagcaaaattaaaaaaaaaattaaaaacctgGATTTTGAGAAGGGTCTTGGCTTAAAATCCCAGCAAATTGAACTTGATGTTCCATGTAATTTGATGAACCTAAAGATGTTCCTTTTCGACTATTACATGATTCTATTGAATTACACCAACCTCCACCCTATACTcaataaatagaaaattttataaacaaaaaGTCAAATTattgttaaaaagaaaaaaaaattcaagtataATTGAATTAATAGTGAGTTGGTTTTGAATTGGATCATTTGGATTGAGGGAGTTTAGATTTTGAATTTTCTGAGTTTATTTTAATTGAAGTTGGTTTTGGGTTCTGATGATTTTGAATTTGGATTAAATTTTAATTCTTATTGATATTGACTATTTGGATTAATTTAGAAACCGAAAAATTTACCAAAGTTTAAATAGTTTATGAAATACAAATTAAAAAATCACTATCATTTAAACTGGATagtattctatttttatttaatttataattaaatttattttatgatttaaaataaatattttatttataaaaaataaatattttatatttaaaatattgaaaataaacttaaaggtttttatataaaattattttttaaaaatagatataaatgttattaatttttatttatttgaaaatatatatattttaaaatatttataaaaaatttaaactttattaaataatatttaaaaattgaaataaattcatttatctcaaaataagttcaaaaatccaaaataaaaaatcaatatgAAAAATCGAAAATTAAATCCAACTATTTTGGATGAGTCAAAAAAAGAAAATTCACAAAACTTGATTGAATGGAATCAATCTCACACTTAAACTTGAGTTACTTATTCACACTATTTTAGCTTGAATCACTTCAAATTCAAATTACTTCGAACGTAAATCATTTTAAGTTGGAGTAAATTCGAATTTGAGTTGAACTGATGGCATTTACAATCCTATTGAATTGGCTCGGATTTGAATTCAGGTTCATtattgaaatttgaaagaaaaagtaGAGAATTTACCTCGATGTGGAGAAGCCAATTGCTAGAACCAGATCCAAAGCCTTTCTGGAAATGATATCCAGGTAAACTTCCATCTAAGCAAActgaaaacattaaaaaaaagttaattaCTTAATTTAAATATATGATAACACAATTAGAGAAGAAGGTGGAGGATTAATCCAGTACAGGCGCCTGTAGCTTTGGCACTTTGAAGCAAAGTCAACGGAACGAAATCGCCGGCGGAAGGAGGAGCAAAAGTAGGCGAGGAAGTTTTGCGGTTACGAGAATCGGAGAAGACAGTGAAAAAGAGGATGACGATGATGATGGCGGCGATGATGACGGTGATTGCGACAGTTGCGATAGCCCAATCCCTTTTCACCCACTTTCTCCGACAACAAAAGGCGCGAAAACCAGTATTTTCCATTTGTAAAAAAGTTGGATAAAAAGCAACACTGGATTTTG contains the following coding sequences:
- the LOC108466322 gene encoding pectin acetylesterase 5-like isoform X3, whose product is MENTGFRAFCCRRKWVKRDWAIATVAITVIIAAIIIVILFFTVFSDSRNRKTSSPTFAPPSAGDFVPLTLLQSAKATGAFCLDGSLPGYHFQKGFGSGSSNWLLHIEGGGWCNSIESCNSRKGTSLGSSNYMEHQVQFAGILSQDPSQNPDFYNWNKVKLRYCDGASFAGHPESEFKAFLTGCSAGGLATFIHCDDFRDQLPKDATVKCLADAGYFLDEPDILGNRTMLAFYRDVLQLQGVAKSLQQDCVGRMEPVKCIFPQEIIKNVKTPFFVVNPAYDSWQIENILVPIGSDPQGYWSSCRLSIKKCDATQVKRLQGYRDAMLKALSMFQRNEEGGMFVNSCFSHCQTSYSAWHSPNSPRINNKTIAESVGDWYFNRKESKLIDCPYPCNPTCNNDDYTSSVLSAAV
- the LOC108466322 gene encoding pectin acetylesterase 5-like isoform X1 gives rise to the protein MENTGFRAFCCRRKWVKRDWAIATVAITVIIAAIIIVILFFTVFSDSRNRKTSSPTFAPPSAGDFVPLTLLQSAKATGAFCLDGSLPGYHFQKGFGSGSSNWLLHIEGGGWCNSIESCNSRKGTSLGSSNYMEHQVQFAGILSQDPSQNPDFYNWNKVKLRYCDGASFAGHPESEFKNGTKLFFRGQLIWEAMMNELLSLGLSKAKEAFLTGCSAGGLATFIHCDDFRDQLPKDATVKCLADAGYFLDEPDILGNRTMLAFYRDVLQLQGVAKSLQQDCVGRMEPVKCIFPQEIIKNVKTPFFVVNPAYDSWQIENILVPIGSDPQGYWSSCRLSIKKCDATQVKRLQGYRDAMLKALSMFQRNEEGGMFVNSCFSHCQTSYSAWHSPNSPRINNKTIAESVGDWYFNRKESKLIDCPYPCNPTCNNDDYTSSVLSAAV
- the LOC108466322 gene encoding pectin acetylesterase 5-like isoform X2, whose amino-acid sequence is MENTGFRAFCCRRKWVKRDWAIATVAITVIIAAIIIVILFFTVFSDSRNRKTSSPTFAPPSAGDFVPLTLLQSAKATGAFCLDGSLPGYHFQKGFGSGSSNWLLHIEGGGWCNSIESCNSRKGTSLGSSNYMEHQVQFAGILSQDPSQNPDFYNWNKVKLRYCDGASFAGHPESEFKNGTKLFFRGQLIWEAMMNELLSLGLSKAKEAFLTGCSAGGLATFIHCDDFRDQLPKDATVKCLADAGYFLDEPDILGNRTMLAFYRDVLQLQGVAKSLQQDCVGRMEPVKCIFPQEIIKNVKTPFFVVNPAYDSWQIENILVPIGSDPQGYWSSCRLSIKKCDATQVKRLQGYRDAMLKALSMFQRNEEGGMFVNSCFSHCQTSYSAWHSPNSPRINNKTIAESVGDWYFNRKESKLIDCPYPCNPTCNNDDYT